From a single Kryptolebias marmoratus isolate JLee-2015 linkage group LG6, ASM164957v2, whole genome shotgun sequence genomic region:
- the LOC108244296 gene encoding germinal-center associated nuclear protein isoform X3, whose translation MNPPNPFGSPQGGAFQAPSSSSKPGMFQTLGQQSSGSQGQSLGFFQPSAFGQPPVINQPAAQGSSIFGQPSISQASSFGQPSLGMTGSGFLSSTAPAFGQTQTAVFGQTSGPNQTSSFGQTSGQNQTSIFGQNQTAVFGQTSGQTQTAVFGQTSGQTQALAFGQTSGQTQTQAFGQTSGQTQTQAFGQTSGQTQTSAFGQTSGQAQTAVFGQPSRQTQTAVFGQTSGKNQTSILVQSSAQNQNPAFGMTPVFGQPPPFGQGSGRGKQPPPFRSSQVATKSTSSFGQAPFGQQSSTSIFGSTQNVTTQNVSTQNRTSEFCFKPSNEALFKPIFNAVSEPAKPQTTAVPSSSFGGIRSQSSSSTSTTSSFSLLAGAQSGPSGFSFLQPSTAASVSAQNNHPAMTSSSTGTSAPQFTFSQPAAPSSSNASSSFKFTAETLQAQPPLFSGGASFGQPPAFGDSTGKEETGTEKKGSSQEDTNVFARLGKASKRKEDPATSGSGLENLTAEEEAPPEADSPRHPSKRPLIRSRGLPGNLFSRALTGICKERASTARQDAVTQNQASNLEETVKRAEMSATLPTAQTLTREVLERSEGSDSGVTPSPKSQVPTPAVTPVSRGARRDSLDSLSGVSPSDLATIMCRNVPHALNKKDVMEKHFARFGKVLRVFCRPAKNMAIVHFGDHASAAKAKKKGKLLHRHELLLLWQKKKQSPGEKGGRPAGQQEKTEGQSPEVKESKAAVSSPLRRPMLMPPSFSSSGSLSHSSPVKKPFPVKLLQFDSEPQKENIAESQSSERPVPSSLVPLIGQVAETTEDKYRLLEQRDKILRQGRPKRTDLDMSKVFVGTCPDMCPEKERYMRETRNQLSVFEVIPNTEMVDHAAAIKEYSRSSADQEEPLPHELRPLPVLSMTMDYLVTQILDQVQDNYRDWYDFVWNRTRGIRKDITQQRLCCPHTVSLIEKCTRFHVHCAHHLCEESMSSFDAKINNENMTKCLQSLKEMYEDLVTQQVFCPHEAEFRQYNVLLKLNDGDILREVQQFREEVRNSPEVKFAVQAFAAVNSNNFVRFFKLVKRASYLASCLLHRYFNQVRAMALKALNMAHTVGPRSTLFPVEDIVRMLMLRNATEASDFVQQYGLNVNDGMVELSRVAFQEPDLPLSQKKSDVILAKKMVLVGQVVNGGPLPNPPQHIPTCSFDSQNKYRGSGPMAEPSLSSDKGVSVELTAPLDIEPSPQFVPVKPPDVPSAFELPPAVTDETGELYPPAVKLFQPEPVKPPSPPPKPQPAYSDEDIVAELDSVIEEVVKVEVKDVADAAASYAAAALAESDVQVESLVREVLGQMLQEISSSEVKLEQERVAEEKRRLEEARRRQEREAFLAQFSCSLCTEIIHQVVDETIQDTATAEIQAARNEKAERLAKCTEQICCGLIEETLSTEISLLVEGLLETELERMHKYIKRWRDVVAVRRKLKRQMRGFPAAPCCVDPRFRLKALAPSAPTPPSGADLARGLINLGNAGVLAVSSTRLLRMREGAVHQMRVHYFYQQLLEETVWAPLDLPALVTENIPNPPDRIFWKTLLLLPSDHESVASLADRLLSDWLEVKLGADGGPEEEQQPGGTMRTLCVTNVLQENRQRTHKVHITIKATRGPLTEPGLSKVEELSELQGTGALVLLLPAPPVVGCGQEEQDVPLLSALLQLKQLQQLNSWHCPLPLVVLVPGCWGAAGTQKLEEALMLHTLLKEELISEYSFFFVPETTNDLQGSKQLTQAMRWLLARAPPPFPLSCQTLLQLIEAGLSREFCPRVYTNRQDRAAALLPPQDPGPVIQLYNAVLDHVADAVASRDLCGLSWPPAEFVLPETRDFVPHLGWNCSEHLARLREAVLSLHLSEWEELPAAGSWSDLCASIFRYAAKIPVSRRSRPLLVSQLDNLLERVRLKAEQSPAFSQVPWDDVVLIFIDHKLRDWQLPGPPVCKDAVTEDGDVLVYFPAGSLKGFRPPDTWTQAIEQTHREKQQESNGAADGACSRSPSLRLGRRLFHGPEDAAEASTPQLDITHSPTAEELLAHRVLQNLEEEKAESRRCTEQLQRWLDGDPLDHLSASLFVPSSTLLSTRTTVQRAPSDRTPEAPPTQKCEPDERWDGAAWSKSPRVSLTRRLKDLQQQISASREEELACSLKLRALLSIVDD comes from the exons ATGAATCCACCCAACCCGTTCGGGAGTCCTCAAGGAGGAGCTTTTCAAGCCCCAAGCAGCTCCTCCAAGCCTGGCATGTTTCAGACTTTGGGGCAGCAGAGTTCTGGCTCTCAGGGTCAGAGTTTGGGCTTTTTTCAACCATCCGCCTTCGGACAGCCGCCTGTGATAAACCAACCTGCAGCTCAGGGCAGTTCCATCTTCGGACAGCCTTCCATAAGTCAGGCTTCATCTTTCGGACAGCCGTCACTGGGAATGACTGGGTCCGGCTTTCTGAGCAGCACTGCACCGGCTTTTGGACAGACCCAGACTGCAGTTTTTGGACAGACAAGTGGACCGAACCAGACTTCATCATTTGGACAGACTAGTGGACAGAACCAAACTTCAATTTTTGGACAGAACCAGACTGCAG TTTTTGGACAGACCAGTGGACAGACCCAGACTGCAGTTTTTGGACAGACTAGTGGACAGACCCAGGCTCTAGCCTTTGGACAGACTAGTGGACAGACCCAGACTCAAGCTTTTGGACAGACTAGTGGACAGACCCAGACTCAAGCTTTTGGACAGACTAGTGGACAGACCCAGACTTCAGCATTTGGACAGACTAGTGGACAGGCTCAGACTGCAGTTTTTGGACAGCCTAGCAGACAGACTCAGACTGCAGTTTTTGGACAGACTAGTGGAAAAAACCAGACTTCAATTTTGGTCCAGAGCAGCGCGCAGAACCAGAATCCAGCTTTTGGGATGACACCTGTTTTTGGACAACCTCCTCCGTTTGGACAAGGTTCAGGACGTGGGAAACAACCACCCCCTTTTAGGAGCTCTCAGGTGGCCACCAAGTCCACCAGTAGTTTTGGACAGGCTCCGTTTGGACAGCAATCCTCCACCAGCATATTTGGCAGCACTCAGAACGTGACGACTCAGAATGTGTCAACCCAAAACAGAACCTCTGAGTTCTGTTTCAAGCCGTCCAATGAGGCTCTTTTCAAACCCATCTTCAATGCCGTCTCCGAGCCGGCTAAACCCCAGACTACTGCAGTGCCGAGCTCCTCTTTTGGAGGCATCCGGTCCCAGAGCAGCTCCAGCACCAGCACCAccagcagcttctctctgcTGGCTGGAGCCCAGTCCGGGCCATCAGGCTTCAGCTTCTTGCAGCCGTCtacagctgcttctgtttctgctcaaaACAATCACCCAGCGAtgaccagcagcagcacaggaaCCAGCGCTCCTCAGTTCACCTTTTCCCAGCCAGCTGCACCTTCCAGCTCAAACGCTTCATCTTCTTTCAAATTTACAGCCGAAACCCTCCAGGCTCAGCCGCCATTGTTTTCAGGGGGAGCAAGTTTTGGTCAACCTCCAGCTTTTGGTGACAGCACAGGAAAAGAAGAAACGGGCACAGAGAAGAAAGGAAGCAGCCAGGAGGACACAAATGTATTTGCACGACTTGGCAAAGCTTCCAAGCGTAAAGAAGATCCAGCAACCTCTGGCTCAGGTTTAGAGAACCTAACAGCAGAGGAAGAGGCTCCACCTGAAGCGGACTCACCAAGACATCCCTCAAAGAGGCCGTTAATCAGGTCTCGCGGCCTTCCAGGGAACCTTTTCAGCAGGGCTCTTACAGGTATCTGTAAGGAGCGGGCCAGCACAGCGAGGCAAGACGCCGTGACTCAGAACCAGGCGTCCAACCTGGAGGAGACGGTTAAGAGGGCTGAGATGTCCGCCACACTGCCTACTGCACAGACACTAACCAGGGAAGTTCTGGAAAGGTCTGAAGGTTCAG ACTCGGGTGTAACTCCGAGCCCAAAGTCTCAGGTGCCGACCCCAGCGGTGACCCCCGTGAGTCGTGGCGCCCGCAGGGACAGCTTGGATAGCCTGAGCGGCGTGTCTCCTAGTGACCTCGCCACCATCATGTGCAGAAATGTGCCCCACGCCCTCAACAAGAAGGACGTGATGGAGAAGCATTTTGCTCGGTTTGGGAAAGTCCTGAGGGTTTTCTGCCGGCCCGCCAAAAACATGGCGATAGTACATTTTGGTGATCAT gCTTCAGCTGcgaaagcaaaaaagaaaggaaaactcCTGCACAGACAcgagctgctgctcctgtggcagaaaaagaagcaaa GTCCAGGAGAAAAAGGGGGCAGACCTGCTGGACAACAGGAAAAAACTGAAGGACAAAGTCCAGAAGTCAAAGAGTCCAAAGCTGCTGTTTCGTCTCCTCTCAGAAGGCCTATGCTCATGCCTCCCTCATTCAGCAGCTCCGGCTCACTCAGCCACAG CTCTCCGGTGAAGAAGCCTTTCCCGGTCAAGCTGCTGCAGTTCGACTCTGAGCCTCAGAAAGAGAACATCGCCGAGTCCCAGAGCTCAGAACGTCCCGTCCCGTCCTCCCTCGTTCCCCTCATCGGTCAGGTCGCTGAGACCACCGAGGACAAGTACCGCCTCCTGGAACAAAGGGACAAGATCCTGCGTCAGG GTCGGCCCAAGCGGACAGACCTGGACATGTCTAAAGTTTTTGTGGGGACCTGTCCTGACATGTGTCCAGAGAAGGAACGGTACATGAGGGAAACACGAAACCAGCTCAGCGTGTTCGAGGTTATCCCAAACACAGAGATG GTGGATCATGCTGCTGCCATCAAGGAGTACAGCCGCTCCTCGGCCGACCAGGAGGAGCCCCTCCCCCACGAGCTGAGGCCCCTGCCTGTGCTCAGCATGACCATGGACTACCTGGTGACTCAAATCCTGGATCAGGTTCAAGACAACTACCGGGACTGGTACGACTTTGTGTGGAACAGAACCCGAGGAATTCGCAAG GACATCACCCAGCAGCGCCTGTGCTGCCCTCACACGGTCTCCCTGATCGAGAAGTGCACGCGCTTCCACGTGCACTGTGCCCACCACCTCTGCGAGGAGTCCATGTCGTCTTTCGACGCCAAAATCAACAACGAGAACATGACAAAGTGCCTGCAGAGCCTGAAAGAGATGTACGAGGACCTGGTGACGCAGCAGGTCTTCTGCCCCCACGAGGCCGAGTTCCGCCAGTACAACGTCCTGCTGAAGCTGAATGACGGCGACATCCTGCG GGAGGTGCAGCAGTTCCGTGAGGAGGTGCGCAACTCGCCCGAGGTCAAGTTCGCCGTTCAAGCATTCGCCGCCGTCAACAGCAACAACTTTGTTCGGTTTTTTAAGCTGGTGAAAAGAGCTTCTTACCTGGCCAGCTGTCTCCTGCACCGGTACTTCAATCAG gtcaGAGCGATGGCACTGAAGGCCTTGAACATGGCTCACACCGTGGGGCCGCGCTCCACCCTGTTTCCCGTCGAGGACATCGTTCGGATGTTGATGCTCCGAAATGCCACCGAAGCGTCTGACTTTGTCCAGCAATACGGGCTGAACGTCAACGACGG GATGGTGGAGCTGAGCCGAGTGGCCTTCCAGGAGCCTGACCTTCCCCTGTCCCAGAAGAAGTCTGACGTCATCCTTGCAAAGAAAATGGTGCTGGTTGGACAGGTGGTGAACGGGGGCCCCCTTCCCAACCCTCCACAGCACATTCCCACCTGTAGCTTCGACTCCCAGAACAAATATCGTGGCAGCGGGCCGATGGCCGAGCCCAGTTTGAGCTCTGATAAAG gGGTCAGCGTGGAGCTCACAGCGCCACTCGACATCGAACCGTCGCCTCAGTTTGTGCCAGTCAAACCTCCAGATGTCCCCTCTGCATTTGAGCTGCCTCCAGCTGTCACCGATGAGACAGGAGAACTGTACCCCCCCGCCGTCAAGCTCTTCCAGCCCGAGCCCGTCAAACCTCCGTCTCCTCCACCCAAACCTCAGCCGGCGTACAGCGACGAG GACATCGTGGCTGAGCTGGACTCTGTGATAGAAGAGGTGGTCAAAGTAGAAGTGAAGGACGTGGCCGACGCCGCAGCCAGCTACGCCGCGGCAGCTCTCGC GGAGAGCGACGTGCAAGTGGAGTCTCTGGTCAGAGAGGTGCTGGGGCAGATGCTGCAGGAAATATCCTCCTCCGAGGTCAAACTGGAACAGGAGCGTGTCGCTGAAGAGAAGCGCAGGCTCGAGGAGGCGAG GCGGAGGCAGGAGCGTGAGGCCTTCCTGGCTCAGTTCAGCTGCTCGCTCTGCACTGAGATCATCCATCAAGTGGTAGACGAGACCATCCAGGACACCGCCACCGCTGAGATTCA GGCGGCACGGAATGAGAAGGCAGAACGTTTGGCTAAATGCACCGAGCAGATCTGCTGCGGTCTGATCGAAGAGACTCTGAGCACAGAAATCTCTCTGCTGGTCGAAGGTCTCCTCGAAACAGAGCTGGAGCGCATGCACAAGTACATCAagag GTGGCGTGATGTGGTGGCAGTTCGCCGGAAGCTGAAGCGACAGATGAGAGGTTTTCCTGCGGCTCCTTGCTGCGTCGACCCTCGTTTCAGACTCAAGGCCCTGGCTCCTAGCGCCCCCACTCCGCCCTCCGGAGCAGATCTGGCTCGAGGTTTGATCAACCTGGGAAACGCTGGCGTGCTAGCCGTGTCCAGCACCAG GTTGCTGAGGATGAGAGAAGGAGCAGTCCACCAGATGAGAGTCCACTACTTCTATCAGCAGCTGTTGGA GGAGACGGTGTGGGCGCCCCTGGATCTGCCAGCGCTGGTGACGGAGAACATCCCAAACCCTCCTGATCGCATCTTCTGGAAAACCCTGCTCCTCTTACCCAGCGATCATGAAAGCGTAGCCAGCCTGGCTGACAG GCTGCTGTCAGACTGGTTGGAGGTGAAGCTGGGTGCCGACGGAGGCccggaggaggagcagcagccgGGCGGCACCATGAGGACTCTTTGTGTCACCAACGTCCTGCAGGAGAACCGTCAGAGGACTCATAAAGTCCACATCACGATCAAG GCGACCCGAGGCCCGCTAACTGAACCCGGCCTGTCCAAAGTGGAGGAGTTGTCGGAGCTCCAGGGCACCGGAGCCCTCGTCCTGCTGCTCCCCGCTCCTCCCGTCGTCGGGTGTGGTCAGGAGGAGCAGGACGTGCCCCTGCTATCGGCTCTGCTCCagctcaaacagctgcagcagctcaacAGCTGGCACTGCCCGCTGCCTCTGGTGGTTCTGGTGCCGGGCTGCTGGGGCGCTGCCGGCACGCAGAAACTGGAAGAAG CCCTGATGCTGCACACActgctgaaggaggagctgaTATCTGAGTACAGCTTCTTCTTCGTACCCGAGACCACCAATGACCTCCAGGGCTCCAAACAG CTGACCCAGGCCATGCGTTGGCTGCTGGCCCGTGCACCGCCGCCCTTCCCGCTCTCGTGTCAAACGCTGCTGCAGCTCATCGAGGCCGGTTTGAGCCGCGAGTTCTGTCCCAGAGTGTACACCAACCGCCAGGACCGGGCGGCGGCGCTCCTCCCCCCCCAGGACCCGGGGCCGGTCATCCAGCTGTACAACGCCGTCCTGGATCACGTCGCCGACGCGGTGGCCTCCCGGGATCTGTGCGGCCTCTCGTGGCCCCCCGCTGAGTTCGTCCTGCCTGAAACCAGAGATTTTGTGCCTCATCTGGGCTGGAACTGTTCGGAGCATCTGGCCCGGCTGCGGGAGGCTGTCCTCAGCCTGCACCTGTCAGAGTGGGAGGAGCTTCCTGCAGCAG GCTCGTGGTCGGATCTGTGCGCCTCCATCTTTCGTTACGCAGCTAAGATCCCCGTGTCACGCCGCAGTCGGCCTCTCCTCGTGTCGCAGCTGGATAATCTTCTGGAAAGAGTCCGACTAAAGGCAGAGCAGAGCCCGGCCTTCAGCCAGGTTCCGTGGGACGACGTGGTGTTGATCTTCATCGACCACAAGCTGAGAGACTGGCAGCTGCCGGGGCCGCCTGTGTGTAAAG ATGCTGTGACGGAGGACGGAGACGTCCTGGTCTATTTCCCTGCAGGTTCACTGAAAGGTTTCCGACCCCCCGACACGTGGACCCAGGCCATCGAGCAAACACACCGGGAGAAGCAGCAGGAGTCCAATGG gGCGGCTGACGGTGCCTGTTCTCGATCTCCCAGCCTCCGTCTCGGCCGGAGGTTGTTCCACGGTCCTGAGGACGCTGCCGAGGCGTCCACGCCCCAGCTGGACATCACACACAGTCCCAcagcagaggagctgctggCCCACAGGGTCctgcagaacctggaggaggagaaggctGAAAGCAGGAG GTGCACGGAGCAGCTTCAGCGCTGGCTGGACGGCGACCCGTTGGACCACCTGTCCGCCTCGCTCTTCGTCCCGTCCTCCACCCTGCTGTCCACGCGGACGACCGTCCAGCGAGCGCCCAGTGACAGAACTCCAGAGGCCCCTCCCACTCAG AAGTGCGAGCCTGACGAGCGCTGGGACGGAGCGGCCTGGTCTAAGAGCCCTCGTGTGTCTCTGACGCGGCGGCTGAAggacctgcagcagcagatttcTGCGAGCCGAGAGGAAGAGCTGGCCTGCAGCCTGAAGCTGAGAGCTCTGCTGAGCATCGTGGACGACTGA